The following DNA comes from Bos indicus isolate NIAB-ARS_2022 breed Sahiwal x Tharparkar chromosome 3, NIAB-ARS_B.indTharparkar_mat_pri_1.0, whole genome shotgun sequence.
GCTGGAATGGCACTAATAATGTGGTCAGCCTCCAGGCTGCTGTCCTCTAGAGACACCTGAAAGGATGAAAACattaaaagacagaaatcatgggaattgtgcctcagttttccagcACCCAAGTGGCAGGAGAGAGACTGGATGCTGACTCAGGATGAAGAGACTGACTATGTTGTCAGAACAAAAACCATCCCCCTGTTACTCCAGCAAGTGGGCCAGACAAAAGCCAGTGGGCCAATTTGAAATGTTTAGTAGAGCTGGGTGGTTCTTTCCCTTAGCTGGGAGCCACTTATATATAAGTACTACTTCTATCCACAGATCTGGATCAGATGGTCTTGGAGGAAGGTCCACAAAGAAGGCCTAAGAACCTGGGGTAGCCCATACTTAAGCAGCTTGTaggacagaagaaaaagagaaactccAGTCCTGGAGTTTaaacaaagatgaaaactctaacaCACAGGTTCATTACAGTCCAGGAGGCTCACCTACCTTCCAGCGCCCTTCTGCCTGGAGACTGAGCCCACAGACTGGCTGGCCTTGGAGAACACTGACACCCCTACTAGTCAGGTGGGCGTGGAGGGCCTGGGGCAATGTCTCCAGCCCTCCACGGAGTGACCACTGGCTCCAGCGCTCAGCCCGAGCTTGGCGAATAAGTGCTGAGTCCAGCTGTGGGCCCCGGCCTGCaggggaggaagcagagaagaaTCATTAAAATAGCACCCCTTGCCTCCAGTCCCTCATTCTGGCAGTCCTTAATATCTTCAACCCTTGAACCAACTGCCCCCTCACCTGcccccagcagcagccccagtAATATGGAACGATGGGTTTGCTCAGCTTGGAAGAGACTGGGAAAGCAGGACCTGATGCTGAGCTCACGGCTGTTGCCTGCAAACACTCCACGGCAGAGACTGTCCATGGCTAGAGACGCCACCTTAAGGGTGAGACTAGGATTGAGAGGCCAAGGAACAAACTGCACTAATTTCCACTAATCCCTGCTTGGTAGGGAATGGGGGCAGCATGGGTTTACTTGGAAAGCAGTCTGGCTACAACAGATGGATGGGAAGGAAGTGAAGGCATTCACCTCAACACTGAGTTTGGGGGGCTACTGGGTACGAAGAGAAGAGGACATTTTCAGAGGCTACAGAAGAGGCCCCAGTGGTAGGTTTGGGCCCCAGTGGTAGATTTGCAGCCGGTTTAGAAGGGGAGGGATCTGGGGGCTTCTGGGTGGTGTTACCTCGGGACCAAGGCGGCGCTGGGCAAAACTGTGCACAGtctcatcagggtctttgccacgAGGGGTGGTCAAAtccctcagcccagcccagaaCAGAGGTTTGGAGAAAGGAGGTGAAGGGCGGAGGAGCCCCCTGCATGGAGGAAGGCACAGTGAAAAGGGAGCTTTGATTTACCTCTCCAGCTCCAGGGGATCATTTCTATTCGTTTGGCCCCTTTTGCTGGGAGGGCTGACAGACTgggagatgaggaaatggaagggaTGTGAGgacaagggcaaaggagaaggatGGTAGTAAGGAAGTGACAACGTTACCTGATGCCAGAGGGCAAGGCATGCAGAGCACCACCTACATACAGGAACCTGTTCTGGGCAGCTGGATGGTCTCCCCGGACCGGCAACACTTCTGAGTCCAAGCCAAGCTCAGAAACCTGCTCTCCACACGTCCTCAAGAAGAGGATATACTAAGGAAAGGACTGGCCACCAAATCCACTTGCTCCCCTTAACTCTATCCTCTAGTGAAGGCCTCTCCGCAATACCTCCTAGGCATTGCACAAGCCGCTCACCAGGAGCAGGGTCCGGGCTCCCAGGGCTCCTGCCGGCCGAATTCCTCGAGGTCCAAGTTCAAAAATGGCACCATCTGGCCCTCGTACTGAGCGGATCCAGCCTCCCAGGCGCTCGCTGCCCTCCACCAAGACCACCTGAGGGCAAGAGGGAGACACTGCAGCCTACAGCCACAGCTTCGGCGGCATAAGTGGTCAGGAGAAAAAGGGGGCGGCGCATTCGCTCCTGCTGGAAATGGGAGAGAAGTGTTAAAGGCGCTCCCTCTGGCAGCGTGGCGCACTCACCTTGGGGGGACAGGGGGCCCGGCTCAGATAGTAACTGGCGGCCAAGCCGCTGATCCCTCCGCCCAGCACGACCACGGTCCGGCCCATGAAGAAACCTGCGGGTGAAGAGGCACTACGAACAGCGTGACTGCAAGCAGCCTGCTCTCCAGAAAACCTGCGAGCTCCGCGTTCCACCCCCGGCCATTCGCTGCTTTCGGGGAAACCCAGAGCCGGCGGATGGGGTGGTGGAACTCTGAGGTCCCCTCCCAGGGCCTAGGACTCACCCACGAGGGGAACGAGAAAAATGAGGCGAAAGGAGGAGGTAGAGG
Coding sequences within:
- the PPOX gene encoding protoporphyrinogen oxidase isoform X3 — translated: MPRRTCGEQVSELGLDSEVLPVRGDHPAAQNRFLYVGGALHALPSGIRGLLRPSPPFSKPLFWAGLRDLTTPRGKDPDETVHSFAQRRLGPEVASLAMDSLCRGVFAGNSRELSIRSCFPSLFQAEQTHRSILLGLLLGAGRGPQLDSALIRQARAERWSQWSLRGGLETLPQALHAHLTSRGVSVLQGQPVCGLSLQAEGRWKVSLEDSSLEADHIISAIPASVLSKLLPAEATPLARALSTITAVSVAVVNLQYRGARLPVQGFGHLVPSSEDPVILGIVYDSVAFPEQDGSLPGLRLTVMLGGSWLQTLEARGCVLSQELLQQEAEKAAATQLGLNEPPSHCLVHLHKNSIPQYTLGHWQKLESAAQFLAAQKLPLTLAGASYEGVAVNDCIESGRQAAARVLGTEPNS
- the PPOX gene encoding protoporphyrinogen oxidase isoform X2, producing the protein MVPFLNLDLEEFGRQEPWEPGPCSWTCGEQVSELGLDSEVLPVRGDHPAAQNRFLYVGGALHALPSGIRGLLRPSPPFSKPLFWAGLRDLTTPRGKDPDETVHSFAQRRLGPEVASLAMDSLCRGVFAGNSRELSIRSCFPSLFQAEQTHRSILLGLLLGAGRGPQLDSALIRQARAERWSQWSLRGGLETLPQALHAHLTSRGVSVLQGQPVCGLSLQAEGRWKVSLEDSSLEADHIISAIPASVLSKLLPAEATPLARALSTITAVSVAVVNLQYRGARLPVQGFGHLVPSSEDPVILGIVYDSVAFPEQDGSLPGLRLTVMLGGSWLQTLEARGCVLSQELLQQEAEKAAATQLGLNEPPSHCLVHLHKNSIPQYTLGHWQKLESAAQFLAAQKLPLTLAGASYEGVAVNDCIESGRQAAARVLGTEPNS
- the PPOX gene encoding protoporphyrinogen oxidase isoform X1, which translates into the protein MGRTVVVLGGGISGLAASYYLSRAPCPPKVVLVEGSERLGGWIRSVRGPDGAIFELGPRGIRPAGALGARTLLLVSELGLDSEVLPVRGDHPAAQNRFLYVGGALHALPSGIRGLLRPSPPFSKPLFWAGLRDLTTPRGKDPDETVHSFAQRRLGPEVASLAMDSLCRGVFAGNSRELSIRSCFPSLFQAEQTHRSILLGLLLGAGRGPQLDSALIRQARAERWSQWSLRGGLETLPQALHAHLTSRGVSVLQGQPVCGLSLQAEGRWKVSLEDSSLEADHIISAIPASVLSKLLPAEATPLARALSTITAVSVAVVNLQYRGARLPVQGFGHLVPSSEDPVILGIVYDSVAFPEQDGSLPGLRLTVMLGGSWLQTLEARGCVLSQELLQQEAEKAAATQLGLNEPPSHCLVHLHKNSIPQYTLGHWQKLESAAQFLAAQKLPLTLAGASYEGVAVNDCIESGRQAAARVLGTEPNS